Proteins encoded by one window of Pseudonocardia sp. HH130629-09:
- a CDS encoding ABC transporter permease, protein MTVAATGPGAAAGAPADGTTRPARRWATLLARPLLVVAALTILYLVVSSRELDSIEARSLDAAYIASRTWQHIWLTAVVSVLVLVIAVPLGVLLTREATRRFAGPVLTVANISQAIPSIGLIVLFAVAFLALPVTVIAVLAFVLHGILPIVRNTIAGLDQVDRSVIEAARGMGMTRRGVLFSVELPLAVPVVLAGVRTTLTITTGTVALATFVGAGGLGDIISNGLASNRTLVLVTGSVLVAALALLIDWLAGLAEDVLHPKGL, encoded by the coding sequence ATGACCGTCGCGGCCACCGGTCCGGGCGCGGCCGCCGGGGCGCCGGCGGACGGGACGACCCGCCCGGCCCGGCGGTGGGCGACGCTGCTCGCCCGGCCGCTGCTGGTCGTCGCCGCGCTGACGATCCTGTACCTGGTGGTGTCCTCCCGCGAGCTCGACTCGATCGAGGCCCGCAGCCTCGACGCCGCCTACATCGCGAGCCGCACCTGGCAGCACATCTGGCTGACCGCCGTCGTGTCGGTGCTGGTGCTCGTCATCGCCGTGCCGCTGGGGGTGCTGCTGACCCGGGAGGCGACCCGCCGCTTCGCCGGGCCGGTGCTGACCGTGGCCAACATCAGCCAGGCGATCCCGTCGATCGGCCTCATCGTGCTGTTCGCGGTGGCGTTCCTGGCCCTGCCGGTCACGGTGATCGCGGTGCTCGCGTTCGTGCTGCACGGGATCCTGCCGATCGTCCGGAACACCATCGCCGGGCTCGACCAGGTGGACCGCTCGGTGATCGAGGCCGCCCGCGGGATGGGGATGACCCGCCGCGGTGTGCTGTTCTCGGTCGAGCTGCCGCTGGCGGTGCCGGTCGTCCTGGCCGGGGTGCGGACGACGCTCACGATCACCACCGGCACCGTCGCGCTCGCGACGTTCGTCGGCGCCGGTGGGCTGGGCGACATCATCTCCAACGGCCTGGCCTCCAACCGCACCCTCGTCCTGGTCACCGGCAGCGTGCTGGTCGCGGCGCTCGCTCTGCTGATCGACTGGCTGGCGGGCCTCGCCGAGGACGTCCTGCACCCGAAGGGGCTCTGA
- a CDS encoding ABC transporter ATP-binding protein, with the protein MPEPMIRLEQLTKRYPGQERPAVDRLDLEVPRGEFVVFLGPSGCGKTTTMKLINRLIEPTSGRILLDGEDVTSADPDQLRRRIGYAIQQTGLFPHRTVAENVATVPTLLGWDRRRTADRVDELLTLVGLAPEEFRGRFPKQLSGGQQQRVGVARALGAGPEVMLMDEPFGAIDPLTRETLQNELLRIQAELGTTIVFVTHDIDEAVKMGDRIAVFNAGSGVEQFDTPERLLTEPASDFVADFVGAGATIKRLTLTRVADVDLADWPTIGHDATRDERVAALGAREREFVLLLDDDHRPRGWLPRDAAGDVLDHGLPVVTRIGTQDTLHTALDAMLAGNANAVAVVDGDGVHRGVLDLDTILATVHRPTAAAPAGEDTRSAAR; encoded by the coding sequence GTGCCTGAGCCGATGATCCGGCTGGAACAGCTCACCAAGCGCTACCCGGGGCAGGAGCGGCCCGCCGTCGACCGCCTCGACCTGGAGGTGCCACGGGGCGAGTTCGTCGTGTTCCTCGGCCCGTCGGGCTGCGGCAAGACGACCACGATGAAGCTGATCAACCGGCTGATCGAGCCGACGTCGGGCCGGATCCTGCTCGACGGCGAGGACGTCACCTCCGCGGACCCGGACCAGCTGCGTCGCCGGATCGGCTACGCCATCCAGCAGACCGGTCTGTTCCCGCACCGCACCGTCGCCGAGAACGTCGCGACCGTGCCGACGCTGCTCGGCTGGGACCGCCGCCGCACGGCCGACCGTGTCGACGAGCTGCTCACCCTGGTCGGACTCGCCCCGGAGGAGTTCCGCGGCCGGTTCCCCAAGCAGCTCTCCGGCGGGCAGCAGCAGCGCGTGGGCGTGGCCCGCGCGCTCGGCGCGGGCCCCGAGGTGATGCTGATGGACGAGCCGTTCGGCGCGATCGACCCACTCACCCGCGAGACCCTGCAGAACGAACTGCTGCGGATCCAGGCCGAGCTGGGCACGACGATCGTGTTCGTCACCCACGACATCGACGAGGCCGTCAAGATGGGCGACCGGATCGCGGTGTTCAACGCCGGCTCCGGGGTGGAACAGTTCGACACCCCGGAACGGCTGCTCACCGAGCCCGCCAGCGACTTCGTCGCCGACTTCGTCGGGGCCGGGGCCACCATCAAGCGGCTCACCCTCACCCGGGTCGCCGACGTCGACCTCGCCGACTGGCCCACGATCGGGCACGACGCCACCCGCGACGAGCGCGTCGCCGCGCTGGGGGCGAGGGAGCGGGAGTTCGTGCTGCTGCTCGACGACGACCACCGCCCCCGGGGCTGGCTGCCGCGTGACGCCGCGGGCGACGTGCTCGACCACGGCCTGCCCGTCGTCACCCGGATCGGGACGCAGGACACCCTGCACACCGCGCTCGACGCGATGCTCGCGGGGAACGCGAACGCCGTCGCCGTCGTCGACGGGGACGGAGTGCACCGCGGCGTGCTCGACCTCGACACGATCCTGGCGACCGTGCACCGGCCCACCGCTGCGGCCCCGGCCGGCGAGGACACCCGGAGCGCCGCCCGATGA
- a CDS encoding glycine betaine ABC transporter substrate-binding protein, whose product MTTRFPRRALPGLLAGVAALVSGCGAAGAVAGPSPQQLRGGTLARDVDLSGAELAVGSKEFTEQRVLGAITLLALQACGARTVDRTGLSGSTIVRAALEQGDVDVYWEYAGTGWTLFLGNDTTVPGERALFDAVAGQDRERNDVAWLGPARFGNQYAVARRSDVDGPLAQVRTLSDLGPYFAADESRATFCGAAEFLDREFADMQAAYGITFPPSQTYQNDFALNFVNVARSSPCELAEVFTTDARVRSLDLTVLVDDRNFFTTQLAALTCRAETVQRHPQLRILAATLGELLTVDTMIELNGLVDLEGRSATAVAQLFLARNGLIGA is encoded by the coding sequence ATGACCACCCGTTTCCCCCGCCGGGCGCTGCCCGGCCTGCTCGCAGGCGTGGCGGCGCTCGTCTCGGGCTGCGGCGCCGCCGGCGCGGTCGCCGGTCCGTCGCCGCAGCAGCTGCGCGGCGGGACCCTGGCCCGCGACGTCGACCTGTCCGGCGCCGAGCTCGCGGTCGGGTCGAAGGAGTTCACCGAGCAGCGGGTGCTGGGCGCGATCACCCTGCTCGCGCTCCAGGCCTGCGGTGCCCGCACCGTCGACCGGACCGGTCTGTCCGGCTCCACGATCGTCCGTGCCGCCCTGGAGCAGGGCGACGTCGACGTCTACTGGGAGTACGCCGGCACCGGCTGGACACTGTTCCTGGGCAACGACACGACCGTCCCCGGCGAGCGGGCGCTGTTCGACGCCGTCGCCGGGCAGGACCGGGAGCGCAACGACGTCGCCTGGCTCGGCCCCGCCCGCTTCGGCAACCAGTACGCCGTCGCCCGCCGCAGCGACGTCGACGGCCCGCTCGCGCAGGTGCGGACGCTGTCGGACCTGGGCCCCTACTTCGCCGCCGACGAGTCCCGGGCGACGTTCTGCGGGGCCGCGGAGTTCCTCGACCGCGAGTTCGCCGACATGCAGGCCGCCTACGGCATCACGTTCCCGCCGTCGCAGACCTACCAGAACGACTTCGCGCTGAACTTCGTCAACGTCGCCCGGTCCAGCCCGTGCGAGCTCGCCGAGGTGTTCACCACCGACGCGCGGGTCCGGTCGCTCGACCTCACCGTGCTCGTCGACGACCGGAACTTCTTCACCACCCAGCTGGCCGCGCTGACCTGTCGGGCGGAGACCGTGCAGCGCCACCCGCAGCTGCGGATCCTGGCCGCGACCCTGGGGGAGCTCCTGACCGTCGACACGATGATCGAGCTGAACGGGTTGGTGGACCTGGAGGGCCGCAGCGCCACCGCGGTCGCGCAGCTGTTCCTGGCCCGCAACGGCCTCATCGGCGCCTGA